A single window of Chitinophaga sp. XS-30 DNA harbors:
- a CDS encoding response regulator transcription factor, giving the protein MKDQIIKILLLEDDPAISRQVEQLLRQQPYETVVASSAGPVIALCVQEMPALVVCDMQLHHISSHQFLIEMRNNMHLNHIPFIFINGKPGWDHVRFAMNLGADDYLPAPFNNQHLLTSIKARLGRFNMIADFTAQSAAKEPQRVEIPAEVADKLSKTEFRIYRMVSNGLTAQEISKELGISMKTLENHRYNISKKLNISGHYGLLHYVIRDQIKRHKR; this is encoded by the coding sequence ATGAAAGATCAGATCATCAAAATATTATTATTGGAAGATGATCCTGCTATTAGCCGGCAGGTGGAGCAACTGCTTCGCCAGCAACCCTATGAAACAGTGGTAGCCAGCTCTGCCGGGCCCGTTATTGCCCTCTGCGTCCAGGAGATGCCTGCCCTGGTGGTATGCGACATGCAGCTGCACCATATCAGCAGCCACCAGTTCCTTATTGAAATGCGCAACAATATGCACCTCAACCATATTCCTTTTATCTTCATCAATGGCAAACCCGGATGGGACCATGTACGGTTTGCCATGAACCTGGGAGCAGATGACTACCTCCCCGCTCCTTTCAATAACCAGCATCTGCTCACCAGCATTAAAGCACGCCTGGGGCGCTTCAATATGATAGCGGACTTTACCGCGCAATCCGCCGCCAAAGAGCCTCAAAGGGTGGAAATACCCGCCGAAGTGGCCGACAAGCTCAGCAAAACCGAGTTCAGGATATACCGCATGGTATCCAACGGGCTTACCGCCCAGGAGATATCAAAAGAGCTGGGCATCAGTATGAAAACGCTGGAAAACCATCGTTATAATATCTCCAAGAAACTGAATATCTCCGGGCACTACGGGCTGCTGCATTATGTGATCAGGGACCAGATAAAGCGGCACAAACGGTAA